The Bacteroidota bacterium genome window below encodes:
- a CDS encoding NAD(P)H-binding protein, whose protein sequence is MNKNIFITGGTGYIGSRMIPILIKNGFEVTALTRKESIGKLPPGCKAVDGNALDEVTFMEYVNGCDTFIQLVGVSHPSPAKKEQFKTIDLASVKASVKAAKKSNVKHFIYLSVAQPAPMMKEYIEVRKQGEALLNESGITSSVIRPWYIIGPGHYWPIVLKPIYKILELIPATRKQAINLGLVKLEEMLNTILYSVKNPPKEGVKVYGTEAIRNSINY, encoded by the coding sequence ATGAATAAAAATATCTTTATAACCGGCGGGACAGGATATATAGGAAGCAGGATGATTCCTATACTAATTAAGAACGGATTTGAAGTAACTGCACTTACCCGGAAGGAATCAATAGGAAAGCTTCCTCCCGGATGCAAAGCTGTTGATGGCAATGCCTTAGATGAAGTTACTTTTATGGAATATGTAAACGGCTGTGATACGTTCATTCAGCTGGTAGGAGTTTCACATCCCTCCCCCGCTAAAAAAGAACAATTTAAAACTATTGATTTGGCTTCCGTTAAGGCGTCTGTAAAAGCTGCGAAGAAATCAAACGTGAAACACTTTATATATCTAAGTGTTGCGCAGCCGGCGCCTATGATGAAGGAGTATATTGAAGTAAGAAAACAGGGTGAAGCGTTATTGAACGAAAGCGGAATAACTTCATCTGTAATCAGACCGTGGTATATAATAGGACCGGGTCATTACTGGCCGATTGTATTAAAACCGATTTACAAAATTTTAGAATTGATACCTGCTACCCGCAAGCAGGCAATAAATCTGGGACTTGTAAAATTAGAAGAGATGCTGAATACAATTTTATACTCAGTAAAAAATCCGCCAAAAGAAGGAGTGAAAGTTTACGGGACTGAAGCAATAAGAAAT